In Mytilus trossulus isolate FHL-02 chromosome 14, PNRI_Mtr1.1.1.hap1, whole genome shotgun sequence, a genomic segment contains:
- the LOC134696515 gene encoding putative ankyrin repeat protein RBE_0220, with protein sequence MVILVLVFSTLFVVFWFIIIGKHLIEKCRQCFMMNEIISEKVNEEITRYKKDQYVPSEFVKKNEDDIRRKKIRDIHNQHINDWMKEDEKFIATMATHTLFESLERNSCALVVGIAGNGKSSIIRHIALKLKSQEHYEIVPIVLSPEIIFEFRKTDRKQIFIVDDLCGKVNVNAQSVDIWVSQINEILKLIDTAHKNETKEIAEVKFLFATRLSIFEDSIFQKLRLLMKYAFPLSEFSLTEEEKLKMINKYITLEADTKLFKKLKSDDAYFPLLCKIAERKTPDQIIKLFSNLKGFIKQDLMDLKENNHLQFCIITLCAILNNNFKEEILNDVYESDIERQAFDNICMEFNLGTNKDQVKSKIKAQLANLEGMYMTKTENYYHFIHAKVYHIAVVVCGQTFLHSFIKYIRTSFIAERFCFQSTMANINKNTISIDNEDAEKRFFDRLMFDLEKGETYSTFHSNQLTNKSYRDKFCNYCRIRKQKVGELLKHFSVINSKNDDRNYDDYIDFKKQYHFFSHQMRRPFIESAWEGYSDIVELLLEFNFDINESEKFGRTPLLVACLLGKKKHEEVVNFLLKNNADHSLCDKNKQSPLLAASRGGYYSIVKALLQHNADVNQCDIKGNSPLLVAASDSPLETVKILSSKMSDFSKCNSLGQTPICVASIHGRVDVLKYLLQFCNELVSKPDNEGRSPLFIACKKGYLEIVQLLLSNHADVSQSDWSKRSPLFIASAKGHDDIVKTLLQNKAKINQCDEEERTPLFMASDKGHASTVQILINCEADLNAMDNRKCTPLFAACRQGFIDIVKLLNENGASITECNKWNASPLFAACRQGYLGIVKYLVENGCNISDPDNSGTTPLLVAHENGNTEIENYLIQKSDDFHQSNQCKKT encoded by the exons ATGGTAATATTGGTTCTTGTTTTTTCCA CGCTTTTTGTAGTATTTTGGTTCATTATAATCGGGAAACACCTTATCGAAAAATGTA GACAATGTTTCATGATGAATGAAATTATATCGGAAAAAGTAAATGAAGAAATAACTCGATATAAAAAAGACCAATacg TTCCTTCTGAGTTTGTGAAGAAAAACGAGGATGACATCAGACGGAAAAAAATAAGAG ATATACATAATCAGCATATAAATGACTGGATGAAAGAAGATGAAAAGTTTATTGCGACAATGGCAACACACACACTATTTGAAAGTCTTGAAAGAAACAGTTGTGCTCTTGTAGTTGGTATTGCTGGTAATGGTAAATCTTCGATAATTCGTCATATCGCCTTGAAACTGAAAAGCCAAGAGCATTATGAAATAGTCCCAATAGTGCTCAGTCcagaaataatttttgaatttcgaAAAACAGATCGAAAACAGATCTTTATTGTAGATGATTTGTGCGGGAAGGTGAATGTCAACGCACAATCTGTCGATATCTGGGTGTCGCAGATCAATGAAATTCTTAAGTTGATAGATACTGCCCATAAAAACGAAACCAAAGAGATTGCTGAAGTGAAATTCCTCTTTGCCACTAGGTTAAGTATTTTCGAGGACAGCATTTTTCAAAAGCTCAGACTGCTTATGAAATATGCATTCCCATTATCGGAGTTTTCTTtgacagaagaagaaaaactgaaaatgatcaacaaatatattacacTGGAAGCGGAcacaaaactatttaaaaagttaaaatctgACGACGCATATTTTCCTCTTTTATGTAAAATAGCTGAACGGAAAACACCtgatcaaattataaaattattcagCAATCTCAAAGGTTTCATTAAACAAGACTTGATGgatttaaaggaaaataaccATCTCCAATTTTGCATTATAACATTGTGTgcaatattgaataataattttaaagagGAAATACTAAACGATGTTTATGAATCAGACATTGAAAGACAAGCGTTCGATAATATTTGCATGGAATTTAATCTAGGAACTAATAAAGACcaagttaaaagtaaaattaaagcaCAACTAGCCAACCTCGAGGGAATGTATATGACGAAAACTgaaaattattatcattttattcaTGCCAAAGTGTACCATATTGCTGTTGTGGTATGTGGTCAGACATTTCTTCATAGTTTTATCAAATACATCCGAACTTCATTTATTGCTGAACGTTTTTGCTTTCAATCGACAATGGcaaacatcaataaaaatacaatttccaTCGATAACGAGGATGCCGAAAAAAGATTTTTCGACAGATTGATGTTTGATTTAGAAAAAGGTGAAACATACAGTACATTTCATAGCAATCAACTTACAAATAAGTCGTACAGAGATAAATTTTGTAACTATTGTCGAATTAGAAAACAAAAAGTTGGGgaacttttaaaacatttcagtgtaataaacagcaaaaatgatgaTAGAAATTATGATGACTACATTGATTTTAAGAAACAGTATCATTTCTTTTCTCACCAAATGCGAAGACCATTCATTGAGTCTGCATGGGAAGGATACTCTGATATTGTTGAGTTGTTATTGGAGTTTAATTTCGATATCAATGAAAGTGAGAAATTTGGACGAACGCCTTTGCTCGTTGCGTGTCTTTTAGGGAAAAAGAAACATGAGGAAGTAGTAAATTTCTTGCTGAAAAATAATGCCGACCATTCGCTGTGTGATAAAAACAAGCAGTCTCCGTTATTGGCAGCTTCTAGAGGAGGATACTATAGTATAGTTAAAGCGCTACTGCAACACAATGCGGATGTTAATCAATGCGACATTAAAGGTAACTCGCCTTTATTAGTAGCAGCTTCTGACAGTCCCTTGGAAACCGTTAAAATATTATCAAGTAAAATGAGTGATTTTTCGAAATGCAATAGTCTAGGACAAACGCCAATTTGTGTTGCATCAATCCATGGCAGAGTAGACGTTTTGAAATACCTCTTACAGTTTTGTAATGAACTAGTTTCTAAACCTGATAATGAGGGTAGGTCTCCTCTGTTTATAGCCTGTAAAAAGGGGTATTTGGAAATTGTTCAACTACTTCTCAGTAATCATGCTGATGTGTCGCAATCTGACTGGTCTAAACGGTCGCCATTATTTATTGCGTCTGCCAAAGGACACGATGATATTGTCAAAACtttgttacaaaataaagcTAAAATAAATCAATGCGACGAAGAAGAAAGAACGCCGTTATTCATGGCATCCGATAAAGGACATGCATCAACTGTACAGATTCTTATTAATTGTGAAGCTGATTTGAACGCAATGGATAATAGAAAGTGTACTCCACTATTTGCAGCATGTAGGCAAGGGTTTATAGATATAGTTAAACTATTAAATGAAAACGGAGCTAGCATTACAGAGTGTAACAAATGGAATGCGTCACCTTTGTTTGCAGCATGTAGACAAGGTTATTTAggtattgtaaaatatttagtaGAAAACGGCTGTAACATTTCTGATCCGGACAACTCTGGGACCACTCCACTACTAGTAGCACACGAAAATGGAAATACTGAAATAGAAAACTATTTGATTCAAAAGAGCGATGACTTTCATCAGTCAAATCAATGTAAAAAGACCTAG